From the genome of Armatimonadota bacterium:
TCATTTATTTAGCGGCTCCCGCCCGCTCTGCCTCGGTGATGAGTGTCAGACAGCGAGCAACGTCTTTCTTGAGCGTCCGCATAAGCCGCGCATTCGGCACCTGGCCCATCGCGGACTTGGAGCGCAATTCATACATGTCCTTGTAATTCGCATGTATCTGCTTTTTCAGTTCCGCCACGTTCTTCAGGCGAAGTTCAGATGCTTTCATTTTCAGTCATCTCCTCTTTCGCGCGAACCAGGAAGCGGGTATTGATGGGCAGTTTGTGCGACGCGAGGCGCATGGCTTCCTTAGCCATTTCCTCCGGAACGCCGGCCATCTCGAACATAATGCGGCCAGGCTTGACAACGGCCACCCAACCTTCGGGCGCGCCCTTGCCGGAACCCATGCGGGTTTCCGCCGGCTTCTTGGTGAACGGCTTGTCCGGGAAGATCCGAATCCAGATCTTGCCGCCGCGCTTTACGTGGCGTGTCATCGCGATACGAGCAGCCTCAATCTGGTTGTTCGTAACCCACGACGGCTCCAGAGCCTGAAGCGCGAACTCGCCGAAGGCGATATCCGATCCACCCTTGGCGGCGTTCCACATGCGACCGCGATGCTGCTTGCGGTGCTTAACCTTCTTGGGCATTAACAACTCGGACTCTCCTCCTCTCACCGCGTTCATTCACGCGTTCGCGGCGCGGCCCGCGATCACGGTCTCGGCCGGCGTGATCGAAACCGGATTCCGGTCGAGAGCCCGCCCGCTGCTTGTCAAGAATGTCGCCCTTGTAGATCCAGACCTTGATGCCGATGTGGCCGTAGGTCGTCAGGGCTTCGCAGAAACCGTAGTCGATATCGGCGCGGATGGTGTGCAGCGGGATTTTGCCGTCCTTGTTGCACTCCACGCGGGCCATTTCTGAACCGGCCAGCCGGCCGCTGCAGATGATCTTCATGCCCTTGGCGCCGATCTTCATCGTCCGCTGCATGCTCTGGCGCATCGCGCGCTTGTAAGCGATGCGCTTTTCGATCTGCTGCGCGATGCTTTCCGCCACCAGTTGCGCTTCCATCTCGGGCACGCGGATTTCCACCACGTTGATGGTGGTCATTCCCGGCTTGTTGATGAACCGCTCAACGTCAGCGCGAAGATCGTCGATGCCCTTGCCGCCGCGGCCGATGATGATTCCGGGTTTCGCGGTGTGGATATTGACCTTCATTTTGCCGGCGAACCGCTCGATCTCAATGCGGGCGATTCCGGCCTGGTACAGCTTGGATTTCAGCCAGCCGCGCAGTTTCAGGTCTTCCTCAAGCAAATCGGCGTAGTTCTTGTTGTTGGCGTACCATTTGCTGAGGTGATCCTTATTGATGCCGACGCGGAAGCCGATCGGATTTACTTTTTGTCCCATAGTTATCTCCCCGCCGAAGCGTCGGCCACCACGACCGT
Proteins encoded in this window:
- the rpmC gene encoding 50S ribosomal protein L29, translated to MKASELRLKNVAELKKQIHANYKDMYELRSKSAMGQVPNARLMRTLKKDVARCLTLITEAERAGAAK
- the rplP gene encoding 50S ribosomal protein L16, whose amino-acid sequence is MLMPKKVKHRKQHRGRMWNAAKGGSDIAFGEFALQALEPSWVTNNQIEAARIAMTRHVKRGGKIWIRIFPDKPFTKKPAETRMGSGKGAPEGWVAVVKPGRIMFEMAGVPEEMAKEAMRLASHKLPINTRFLVRAKEEMTENESI
- the rpsC gene encoding 30S ribosomal protein S3, with amino-acid sequence MGQKVNPIGFRVGINKDHLSKWYANNKNYADLLEEDLKLRGWLKSKLYQAGIARIEIERFAGKMKVNIHTAKPGIIIGRGGKGIDDLRADVERFINKPGMTTINVVEIRVPEMEAQLVAESIAQQIEKRIAYKRAMRQSMQRTMKIGAKGMKIICSGRLAGSEMARVECNKDGKIPLHTIRADIDYGFCEALTTYGHIGIKVWIYKGDILDKQRAGSRPESGFDHAGRDRDRGPRRERVNERGERRRVRVVNAQEG